One genomic window of Paenibacillus xylanilyticus includes the following:
- a CDS encoding glycosyltransferase family 2 protein: MNKPKVCIMVSTYNGVKYIDEQMESLLAQLEVDVQINIRDDGSSDGTVQKLNEYAKSHPDQIRVIKGENLGVVGSFFELMRQTEPVYDYYAFCDQDDVWKPDKFRRAVAKLQLRQTNIPLMYCSSTQMVDQDLNDLNVWPTLPPKPLSMYNAMVENCCVGCTMVLNPITFELVRRSIPIDLKPIIMHDRWIYLYVSAFGEVIFDEEPMILYRQHQGNVLGGSSEDWLMKWKSRLKRFLSEGNFRLSRQASFFLETYRDQLSAQQQRDIQHFLNQLDSSWIKRIRYASKMPFYRQASLDNLVLKLIYFLKKV; the protein is encoded by the coding sequence GTGAATAAGCCTAAAGTATGCATTATGGTTTCTACATATAACGGAGTAAAGTACATTGATGAGCAGATGGAAAGCCTTCTGGCACAACTTGAAGTTGACGTCCAGATTAATATCAGGGATGATGGCTCATCTGATGGAACTGTACAAAAATTAAACGAATATGCTAAGTCTCATCCGGACCAAATCCGAGTTATTAAAGGTGAAAATTTGGGTGTGGTCGGGAGTTTTTTTGAACTGATGCGCCAAACTGAGCCTGTGTATGATTATTACGCATTTTGTGATCAGGATGATGTGTGGAAGCCTGACAAATTTAGAAGAGCAGTAGCTAAACTACAATTAAGGCAAACGAACATACCACTTATGTATTGTTCTTCTACACAAATGGTAGATCAGGATCTGAACGACCTGAATGTGTGGCCGACGCTCCCGCCGAAGCCGTTAAGTATGTATAATGCCATGGTCGAAAACTGCTGTGTTGGCTGCACAATGGTCCTGAATCCAATCACGTTTGAGCTGGTTAGACGAAGTATTCCCATCGATTTGAAGCCCATTATTATGCATGATCGATGGATTTATCTGTATGTTAGTGCGTTTGGAGAAGTGATTTTTGATGAAGAGCCAATGATTTTGTACCGTCAACACCAGGGGAACGTTCTTGGTGGGAGTAGCGAAGATTGGCTCATGAAATGGAAAAGTAGATTAAAGCGTTTCCTCAGTGAAGGAAACTTTAGACTCAGTAGACAAGCATCTTTTTTTCTTGAAACCTATAGAGATCAATTATCTGCTCAGCAACAAAGGGATATACAGCATTTTTTAAACCAATTAGACAGCTCGTGGATAAAACGAATTAGATATGCTTCCAAAATGCCCTTTTACCGTCAAGCGTCTCTTGATAACCTTGTTCTTAAGCTCATATACTTTTTGAAGAAGGTATAA
- a CDS encoding ABC transporter ATP-binding protein, which translates to MSLIEMNNVNLQYQIMQESSLKDILTPKKYKNKLLEKKKTIHALKNINLSLSDGDRLGIIGHNGAGKSSFLKVIAGIFPPKSGEMRIEGKVASLFELSTGFEMEATGWENIKLRGLMLGQSPKELSMKMQEIADFSELGEHLNLPVKYYSSGMFIRLAFSVSTSVEPDILLLDEVIAAGDAKFLKKAQSRLNELVDRVKILVYVTHSMSSALEFCNKCIWLEYGEIKMIGTPEEVTTAYINYTTGLAVDKEGTI; encoded by the coding sequence ATGAGCTTAATTGAAATGAATAATGTTAATTTGCAGTACCAGATCATGCAGGAAAGCAGTTTGAAAGATATATTAACTCCAAAAAAATATAAAAATAAGTTGTTAGAGAAAAAAAAGACAATTCATGCTTTAAAAAATATTAATTTATCTTTGTCAGATGGTGACCGTCTAGGGATAATTGGCCACAATGGAGCGGGGAAAAGTTCGTTCTTAAAAGTTATAGCCGGCATATTTCCTCCCAAGAGTGGTGAAATGAGAATTGAAGGGAAAGTGGCTAGTTTATTCGAATTATCCACAGGATTCGAGATGGAAGCAACCGGCTGGGAGAATATTAAACTTCGAGGATTAATGCTTGGTCAATCACCGAAAGAGCTTTCAATGAAGATGCAAGAAATTGCTGATTTTAGCGAATTAGGTGAACATTTGAATTTACCGGTCAAATATTATTCCTCTGGTATGTTCATTCGACTGGCATTTTCAGTTTCGACATCAGTTGAACCAGATATTTTACTTCTGGATGAAGTTATAGCTGCAGGTGATGCTAAATTTTTGAAAAAGGCGCAATCTAGATTAAATGAACTTGTAGATCGTGTCAAAATTCTCGTTTATGTCACGCATAGTATGTCCTCTGCCTTAGAGTTTTGTAATAAGTGTATTTGGCTGGAATATGGAGAAATTAAAATGATTGGTACTCCAGAGGAAGTTACGACAGCTTATATAAATTACACAACTGGTTTGGCAGTTGATAAAGAAGGTACGATATGA
- the rfbD gene encoding dTDP-4-dehydrorhamnose reductase — translation MKVLVTGANGQLGRDVTLLLEKEGHSVLACTRDQLEITNQHNCNNVISTYRPEIVIHCAAYTAVDAAETDVDGAYQVNAIGTRNIAVAAEQIGAKLIYISTDYVFDGTSEVPYQEYDNTNPQSVYGKSKRAGEVLVQSLSSRWFIVRTSWVYGVYGNNFVKTMLKLGQEKPKLQVVHDQKGSPTYTADLAGFLLKLMQSEMYGIYHASNSGTCTWYEFAEAIFAEARNAGGFTIQAQLEPCTTDQFPRPAPRPRNSVMDHLSIRTNGLADIRPWREGLREFISLMSK, via the coding sequence ATGAAAGTCCTTGTGACTGGAGCCAACGGACAGTTGGGACGTGATGTGACGCTGCTTTTGGAAAAAGAAGGACATTCGGTTCTAGCTTGTACTCGCGATCAATTAGAAATTACGAATCAGCATAATTGTAATAATGTTATATCGACATATCGACCTGAAATAGTCATCCATTGTGCAGCCTATACTGCTGTTGATGCTGCAGAGACGGATGTAGACGGAGCATATCAAGTCAATGCCATAGGGACCCGGAATATTGCGGTAGCTGCTGAGCAGATTGGAGCAAAGCTCATCTATATCAGTACGGATTATGTATTCGACGGTACCTCAGAAGTACCTTACCAGGAATATGACAATACCAATCCACAAAGTGTCTATGGCAAATCCAAGCGTGCAGGAGAGGTGCTGGTACAATCGTTATCTTCCCGATGGTTTATTGTTCGCACTTCGTGGGTGTATGGTGTTTACGGAAATAATTTTGTTAAAACCATGTTGAAACTGGGTCAGGAAAAACCAAAGCTTCAGGTAGTACATGACCAAAAAGGATCGCCCACGTATACCGCAGATTTGGCTGGTTTCCTGCTGAAGCTTATGCAGTCAGAAATGTATGGAATATACCATGCTTCCAATAGTGGTACTTGTACTTGGTATGAATTCGCGGAAGCGATCTTTGCGGAAGCTCGAAATGCTGGAGGGTTTACCATCCAAGCACAATTGGAGCCTTGTACGACAGACCAGTTCCCCAGACCAGCCCCTAGGCCGCGTAATTCAGTAATGGACCATCTATCCATTCGGACCAATGGTTTGGCGGATATCCGCCCATGGCGGGAGGGTCTGCGTGAATTTATTAGCTTAATGTCAAAATAG
- a CDS encoding glycosyltransferase, which translates to MKFQEFTKDQNILDNGYENNNPLVSIVMPTYSRMAEGFLKRCIESVLRQTYKNFEFIIIDDGSSDGSQDLITQFASKDNRIVYIRHDINCGLPAVRTNEGILKARGDYVAFIFDDNIWDPLFLEILLDEMNTKPADVQYSITNMKVNDEQYFLLGEWPLTFEILYHLNTIPNGSVLCKRSFFEKYGLYDSHIGMRRLCDWDLWFRAKSLGASFNFVNKILSTELGPSSPVSLGLSVKMDYKLTYAYMTDERLITERTNKLLPSTIDQFDVFDFNALLPYLKSYDEYLNVENIVYKPFFDGHIYYSNENSFNNQLFGNSNNKLSPFRTEFGLNRKMRILLVCNVYNDKVSMYKKLLQQQYSDSIVITCGEWQLSSYSPSDIDFLFLVDCSGPSIIDCIHQYKELNIPVVYLISYGLQTKISPNVLDYNQLECVQNVFKMDLYFPKEGLPWDEKQSRAAVQLMDLSNLVINLTKIDDSILKTNTRKVSLEEDDFSSYIISTGKLLTNINHNKCFIFLNSSMVSGSEIYGVQIGKMLHSAGIDVQVCVPEEKSYGDDENDAIINKYIQDLGLKPVIKAPYNSNNKEENYIEILLNWISSQNIGLIISSSYIPDIVSVASMSDIHSVFALFQPTGYSYEEILELKLAASGTISDSEWAAKIYNQAFDLTTVKIPSIVLRDCFSKGDNNGEKISIAIGGTLQKRKRQLEAVKACHLLLQDGYNIELNIYGYKLQVLSSYVEEIQTYIEKNGLQEHIKLHGLAPMEEIISNNDIILSTSVDESIPQTLLICSAGGLISVACPCGGIPELIVDGVTGYLSENFTTTSIHQTIQRAIENKENWNDISRNFKRLIKDEYTLQTVRNGLLEYLVLKTSTPKHKRHVLSLKQEDSPVTPRVIDTNALSFSRPISKSKKYTFNCDITQLSEIGVIFGTMNEKLDSGTIHMSLFFKGRKIRESLVENNDIKFNNWTYFKFEPIFNCSEKMFTVQFSFKNNFNVIGTFENRDKRSYLYKLFNRLEIHLPIVDLLYIDLKE; encoded by the coding sequence ATGAAATTTCAAGAGTTCACTAAAGATCAGAATATCCTTGATAATGGTTACGAGAATAATAATCCCTTAGTTAGTATTGTTATGCCAACTTACTCTAGAATGGCAGAAGGCTTCCTCAAACGTTGTATAGAGTCGGTCCTGAGACAGACATATAAAAATTTTGAATTTATCATTATTGATGATGGTTCTAGTGACGGATCACAAGATCTTATAACTCAATTTGCTTCAAAAGATAATAGAATAGTTTATATACGTCATGATATTAATTGCGGTTTACCAGCTGTTAGAACAAATGAAGGCATATTGAAAGCTAGAGGGGATTATGTTGCCTTTATATTTGATGATAACATATGGGACCCTCTTTTTTTGGAAATTTTACTAGATGAAATGAATACAAAACCAGCTGATGTTCAATATTCTATTACAAATATGAAAGTTAACGACGAGCAATATTTTCTTCTTGGAGAATGGCCGTTAACATTTGAAATATTATATCATTTAAACACTATTCCAAATGGTTCAGTGCTCTGTAAAAGGTCCTTCTTCGAAAAATATGGACTTTATGATTCTCATATTGGAATGCGGCGTTTATGTGATTGGGATTTATGGTTTAGAGCTAAATCTTTAGGTGCTTCCTTTAATTTTGTGAATAAGATACTTAGTACTGAACTAGGTCCTTCCTCTCCAGTTTCGCTGGGGCTTTCGGTTAAAATGGATTACAAATTAACGTATGCGTATATGACTGATGAAAGACTTATTACTGAAAGAACTAATAAGTTACTTCCGAGTACAATTGATCAATTTGATGTATTTGACTTCAACGCTTTATTACCGTATTTAAAAAGTTATGATGAGTACTTGAATGTAGAGAACATCGTATATAAACCTTTTTTTGATGGTCATATCTATTATAGCAATGAAAACTCGTTTAATAACCAATTGTTTGGGAATAGTAATAACAAACTATCACCATTCAGAACTGAATTTGGTTTAAATCGAAAAATGCGGATTCTTTTAGTATGTAATGTATATAACGATAAGGTTTCCATGTATAAAAAACTCCTACAACAGCAGTACTCAGATTCAATTGTCATAACTTGTGGAGAATGGCAACTATCATCATATTCGCCATCAGATATTGATTTTCTTTTTTTGGTAGACTGCTCTGGCCCTTCTATTATCGATTGTATTCACCAATATAAAGAACTCAATATACCAGTTGTATACTTAATCTCGTATGGTCTTCAAACAAAAATTTCCCCGAATGTGCTTGATTACAATCAACTTGAATGTGTTCAAAATGTATTTAAAATGGATTTATACTTTCCTAAAGAAGGTCTTCCATGGGATGAAAAACAGAGTAGAGCTGCTGTTCAATTAATGGACTTATCGAACCTTGTAATTAATCTTACTAAAATTGATGATTCTATACTCAAAACTAATACCAGAAAAGTATCATTAGAAGAAGATGATTTTAGTAGCTACATTATAAGTACGGGCAAATTGTTAACAAACATTAATCATAATAAATGTTTTATATTCCTGAATTCTTCTATGGTTTCTGGCTCGGAAATTTATGGTGTACAAATTGGTAAAATGCTTCATAGTGCCGGTATTGATGTTCAGGTTTGTGTACCTGAAGAAAAAAGCTACGGGGATGATGAAAACGATGCTATTATAAATAAATATATTCAAGATTTAGGTCTAAAACCGGTTATTAAGGCTCCGTATAATTCAAACAATAAAGAAGAAAATTATATTGAAATTTTACTTAATTGGATATCTTCTCAAAATATTGGATTAATAATATCTAGTAGTTACATTCCAGACATTGTCTCAGTGGCCTCCATGTCAGATATTCATTCTGTGTTTGCCTTATTTCAGCCAACAGGATATTCCTACGAAGAAATATTGGAATTAAAACTTGCAGCAAGTGGAACAATTTCTGATTCGGAGTGGGCTGCTAAAATTTACAATCAAGCATTTGATTTAACGACAGTAAAAATACCTTCAATAGTCTTACGGGATTGTTTCTCTAAAGGGGATAATAATGGGGAAAAAATTTCAATAGCAATTGGCGGCACATTACAAAAAAGGAAGCGCCAGCTAGAGGCAGTTAAAGCATGTCATCTACTCCTTCAAGATGGATATAACATAGAGCTCAATATATACGGATATAAACTTCAAGTATTGTCGTCCTATGTGGAGGAGATACAAACTTATATTGAAAAAAATGGATTACAGGAACATATTAAGCTTCATGGGCTTGCACCTATGGAGGAGATAATCTCTAATAATGACATTATATTGTCAACTTCAGTTGACGAAAGCATTCCGCAGACCTTGTTAATTTGCTCAGCAGGTGGATTGATCTCAGTCGCCTGTCCTTGTGGGGGAATACCTGAATTGATAGTTGATGGTGTAACGGGATATTTATCAGAAAATTTCACAACCACAAGTATCCATCAAACTATTCAGAGAGCTATTGAAAATAAAGAAAACTGGAATGATATATCTAGAAACTTTAAGAGATTAATAAAAGATGAATACACCTTACAAACAGTAAGAAATGGACTGTTAGAATATCTTGTGTTAAAAACCAGTACGCCGAAACATAAGAGACACGTTTTATCTTTGAAACAAGAGGATAGTCCTGTCACTCCTAGAGTCATAGACACTAATGCCCTTAGCTTTTCGAGGCCTATTTCTAAATCAAAGAAGTATACTTTTAATTGTGACATAACTCAGTTAAGTGAAATAGGCGTGATTTTCGGTACTATGAATGAAAAACTTGATAGTGGAACGATCCATATGTCCTTATTTTTTAAAGGGAGGAAGATAAGAGAGTCACTAGTGGAGAACAATGATATTAAGTTTAATAACTGGACTTATTTTAAATTTGAACCAATTTTCAATTGTTCAGAAAAGATGTTTACAGTTCAATTCTCATTCAAAAACAACTTCAATGTTATTGGGACATTCGAGAACAGAGATAAAAGGAGTTACTTATACAAATTATTTAATCGATTAGAAATTCACCTTCCGATTGTTGATTTGCTTTATATTGACTTGAAGGAATGA
- the rfbB gene encoding dTDP-glucose 4,6-dehydratase, with translation MKLLVTGGAGFIGSNFVIYMLEQYPDYEIINVDALTYAGNLENLKSLEGNKQHTFVKADITDAKKMDHLIDQGVDVVVNFAAESHVDRSILKPDVFVKTNVNGTQVLLDAAKKHNITKFVQVSTDEVYGSLGPTGLFTEETPLQPNSPYSASKAGGDLLVRAYHETFDLPVNITRCSNNYGPFQFPEKLIPLMVSRALNDEALPVYGDGLNIRDWLYVEDHCSAIDLVIHQGRNGEVYNIGGNNERTNVHIVKTILEQLAKPDSLITYVQDRPGHDRRYGIDPTKTMTELGWKPKHNFETGIKETIQWYLDNKEWWTRIQSGVYQEYYEKQYGSRLGDAKA, from the coding sequence ATGAAACTGCTTGTTACCGGCGGAGCCGGATTTATTGGAAGTAACTTTGTCATATACATGCTAGAGCAGTACCCGGACTATGAAATCATCAATGTAGATGCTCTCACTTATGCTGGTAATCTGGAAAATTTAAAATCACTTGAAGGCAACAAGCAGCATACTTTCGTCAAAGCAGATATCACTGATGCTAAAAAAATGGACCACCTCATCGATCAGGGTGTGGATGTGGTGGTTAACTTTGCTGCGGAATCTCATGTGGATCGCAGTATCTTGAAACCTGATGTATTTGTGAAGACGAACGTCAATGGTACTCAGGTGTTACTGGATGCCGCCAAGAAACACAATATCACCAAGTTTGTCCAAGTTTCAACCGACGAGGTGTATGGTTCTCTCGGGCCTACAGGATTGTTTACAGAAGAGACTCCGCTTCAGCCCAATAGCCCTTACTCTGCCTCCAAGGCTGGAGGAGATTTATTGGTACGTGCTTACCACGAGACCTTTGATCTTCCTGTAAATATTACGCGTTGTTCCAACAATTACGGACCATTCCAGTTCCCAGAAAAACTCATTCCACTCATGGTCTCACGTGCCCTGAATGATGAAGCTCTACCTGTGTACGGAGACGGACTGAACATTCGAGATTGGCTGTACGTTGAGGATCATTGCAGTGCGATTGATCTTGTTATTCATCAAGGACGTAATGGTGAGGTATATAACATTGGTGGCAATAACGAGCGAACTAACGTGCACATCGTGAAAACCATTCTTGAGCAACTCGCCAAGCCGGATTCTTTGATTACTTATGTACAGGATCGCCCTGGACATGATCGCAGATACGGTATCGACCCAACCAAAACAATGACTGAACTCGGCTGGAAGCCTAAGCATAACTTTGAGACGGGAATTAAGGAAACGATTCAATGGTATCTCGATAATAAGGAATGGTGGACGCGTATTCAATCGGGGGTCTATCAAGAGTACTATGAGAAGCAATACGGTTCACGTTTGGGAGACGCCAAGGCATGA
- a CDS encoding methyltransferase domain-containing protein codes for MEDLVKVDLGCGQRKSRGYLGLDRFQLPGVDIVADLNNGIPLEDNSVDIMLCSHSLEHFDDIYFIMEEIYRVSKHNSLIYVLAPYHMETVNFANFYHKQVFNESTFRFFAPPDSTTSIELKDYYNPHAFIWGLGTSDNSKLAINIHTVSVEYFYFPEYIDLSEDEKRNARRSLQNVCDQIYYVLAINKSGSPYTSNELIELKELANENEPDIIHEVRNREINRDMGTSVLSDVKKWDEKLEKKIDRDIKEVRNRLEEKIDRDIKEVRNRLVELEKKSRFLEKKTNQMDEVFISDRMDNIQEIGSMRAILHETLLKNNSIASSVLELTKNKEATASKLGSQKLFRKEHDLYDVLVSNHLRFIDGITVQNKYFKKNSILTISNTIPYSGYVEYSLSGVGNKINYFLFSSLGANLFLELVQDGRIVQQMSFSVANEGMHAWVLEREINGEAILRFRVLDNYSIVRLLEITNRKLVLLSKKSLAAFITRI; via the coding sequence ATGGAAGATTTAGTAAAAGTCGATTTGGGTTGTGGACAACGAAAGTCCAGGGGGTACCTCGGACTTGATCGTTTCCAACTCCCTGGAGTTGACATCGTGGCAGACTTAAATAATGGAATTCCTCTCGAAGACAATTCGGTTGATATTATGTTATGTTCTCATTCGTTGGAACATTTTGATGATATTTACTTCATCATGGAGGAAATTTATCGTGTAAGTAAGCATAATTCTTTAATCTATGTCTTGGCTCCTTATCATATGGAGACTGTGAATTTTGCGAATTTTTATCATAAACAGGTGTTTAATGAATCGACTTTCCGTTTTTTTGCACCGCCTGACTCTACTACCTCTATCGAACTAAAGGATTATTATAATCCTCATGCTTTTATTTGGGGACTAGGTACAAGTGATAATAGCAAATTAGCTATAAATATACACACAGTTAGTGTGGAGTACTTTTATTTCCCTGAATATATAGATTTATCTGAGGATGAGAAGCGAAATGCCCGTAGGTCACTCCAAAATGTATGTGATCAAATATACTATGTTTTAGCAATAAATAAATCAGGTTCTCCTTACACTTCGAATGAATTAATAGAATTAAAAGAGTTGGCTAATGAAAATGAACCCGATATTATTCATGAAGTTCGTAACAGAGAAATAAACCGAGACATGGGAACATCAGTTTTATCAGATGTTAAAAAATGGGATGAAAAACTTGAAAAAAAAATAGACAGAGACATCAAAGAAGTTAGAAATAGACTTGAAGAAAAGATAGACAGGGACATCAAAGAAGTTAGAAATAGATTAGTTGAATTAGAAAAAAAGTCTCGTTTTTTAGAAAAAAAGACAAATCAAATGGACGAAGTTTTTATTTCAGACAGAATGGATAATATCCAAGAAATCGGGTCTATGAGAGCTATTCTTCATGAAACATTACTAAAAAATAATAGTATAGCCTCATCGGTACTTGAACTGACAAAGAATAAAGAAGCTACTGCGTCTAAACTTGGCAGCCAAAAACTGTTTAGAAAAGAGCATGACCTTTATGATGTACTAGTTAGTAATCATCTTAGATTTATAGATGGAATTACAGTCCAAAATAAATATTTTAAGAAGAACTCAATTTTGACGATATCTAATACTATCCCATATAGTGGATATGTTGAGTATTCTTTATCTGGAGTGGGTAATAAAATTAATTATTTTCTTTTTTCAAGTCTGGGTGCTAATTTATTTTTAGAACTTGTTCAGGACGGAAGAATAGTTCAGCAAATGAGTTTTTCTGTAGCAAATGAGGGTATGCATGCTTGGGTTTTGGAAAGAGAAATTAATGGTGAAGCAATACTTAGATTTCGAGTTCTTGATAACTATAGTATTGTAAGATTATTAGAGATTACTAATCGAAAGCTTGTGCTATTATCTAAAAAGAGTTTGGCCGCCTTTATTACTAGGATCTAG
- a CDS encoding NAD-dependent epimerase/dehydratase family protein, whose protein sequence is MGKSALVIGGQGFIGFSVAMTLYNNGWNVRILDRNINNRFNGLNIETMVGNVFDENLINLAMENIDVVFYFISHSLPSSSQYNLRFELQNTLSALDSVLDTMVRLNVKKIVFPSSGGTIYGSVEEQILTESTELNPLSSYGQGKLLSEEIIKFYNRVHNIDYLILRISNIYGCHFYRKVEQGVIDIFIQNILNGKDISIWSGAENSVRDYIFIDDFCDALITLLNRSKNGIYNVGTGEGRKLMDIIQIIERVLEREAVIVRKDNYSGVTRNVLDISKIKEDCEWSPKYNLEEGIKKTINRKKENDNEISRVH, encoded by the coding sequence ATGGGAAAAAGTGCTCTAGTGATTGGTGGACAAGGTTTTATAGGCTTTAGCGTAGCGATGACATTATATAACAATGGTTGGAATGTAAGAATTCTAGACAGAAATATCAATAATAGATTTAATGGATTAAATATAGAGACCATGGTAGGGAATGTATTTGATGAAAATTTAATTAATTTGGCAATGGAAAATATAGATGTTGTATTTTATTTTATTTCACATTCGTTACCAAGTTCTAGTCAATATAATTTGAGATTTGAATTACAGAATACACTTTCAGCACTGGATAGTGTCTTAGATACAATGGTAAGATTAAATGTTAAAAAGATAGTGTTTCCTTCATCGGGGGGGACAATATATGGAAGTGTCGAAGAACAAATTTTGACTGAATCGACTGAACTGAACCCTCTATCATCTTATGGGCAAGGAAAATTATTAAGTGAGGAAATTATAAAATTTTATAATCGAGTTCATAATATCGATTATCTCATTCTTCGGATTTCAAATATTTATGGTTGTCACTTTTATAGAAAAGTTGAGCAAGGAGTTATAGATATTTTTATACAGAATATTCTTAATGGCAAGGATATTTCCATATGGAGTGGAGCAGAGAATTCTGTAAGGGACTACATTTTCATTGATGACTTTTGTGATGCACTTATTACACTGTTAAATCGAAGCAAAAACGGGATATACAATGTTGGAACTGGTGAAGGCAGAAAGTTGATGGATATCATACAAATAATTGAGAGGGTTCTGGAGAGAGAAGCAGTAATAGTTAGGAAAGATAATTATAGTGGAGTTACTAGAAATGTTTTAGATATATCAAAGATTAAAGAAGACTGTGAGTGGTCACCAAAATATAACCTTGAAGAAGGAATTAAAAAAACTATTAACAGAAAAAAGGAAAATGATAATGAAATTTCAAGAGTTCACTAA
- the rfbB gene encoding dTDP-glucose 4,6-dehydratase, which translates to MRILVTGGAGFIGSNFINYMLLHYPDYNIINVDSLTYAGNLENLVNAKGYSNYKFVCASILDQDSIEPLFQEGIDVIVNFAAESHVDRSIVDPNVFVMTNIVGTQTLLELSRKYSVLKYVQVSTDEVYGSLGETGLFSETTPLVPNSPYSSSKAGADLLVRAYYETYGLPVNITRCSNNYGPYQFPEKLIPLMIIRAMNNKSLPVYGDGLNVRDWLYVEDHCSAIDLVIHKGIIGEIYNIGGNNEYTNIDIVTHILQLLDKPDSLINYVEDRLGHDRRYAIDATKIKDELGWEPKHRFETGIKETVKWYQENPKWWRAILDGTYQQR; encoded by the coding sequence TTGAGAATTTTAGTAACTGGTGGGGCAGGATTTATAGGAAGTAATTTTATTAACTATATGTTGCTACATTATCCGGATTACAATATTATAAATGTTGATTCTTTGACCTATGCAGGAAATCTAGAAAATCTGGTCAATGCTAAAGGATACTCAAACTATAAATTTGTCTGTGCTAGTATTCTTGACCAAGACTCAATTGAACCATTATTCCAAGAAGGAATAGATGTAATCGTAAATTTTGCAGCTGAGTCTCATGTGGACCGGAGCATAGTGGATCCGAATGTTTTTGTTATGACGAATATAGTTGGTACTCAAACATTGTTAGAATTATCGAGGAAATACAGTGTTTTGAAATATGTCCAAGTGTCTACAGACGAGGTGTACGGTTCTTTGGGAGAAACAGGGTTATTCAGTGAAACAACTCCCTTGGTTCCTAATAGTCCTTATTCCTCTAGTAAAGCAGGAGCTGACCTGCTTGTGAGAGCATATTATGAAACTTATGGGCTCCCTGTTAACATTACCAGATGTTCAAATAATTATGGGCCATATCAGTTTCCGGAGAAACTTATTCCATTGATGATTATCCGAGCCATGAACAACAAGTCTTTGCCAGTTTATGGAGACGGCCTTAACGTAAGAGATTGGCTCTACGTTGAGGATCATTGTAGCGCAATCGACCTCGTGATCCATAAAGGGATTATTGGTGAGATCTATAATATTGGTGGGAACAATGAGTATACGAATATTGATATTGTAACGCATATTTTGCAATTATTAGATAAGCCTGATTCTCTAATTAACTATGTTGAAGATCGGCTTGGACATGATAGACGTTATGCTATTGATGCAACTAAAATTAAAGACGAATTAGGTTGGGAACCTAAGCATAGATTTGAAACAGGGATAAAAGAAACGGTAAAATGGTATCAAGAAAATCCAAAATGGTGGAGAGCTATATTGGACGGTACCTATCAGCAAAGATGA